A portion of the Streptococcus sp. Marseille-Q6470 genome contains these proteins:
- a CDS encoding DNA-dependent RNA polymerase subunit epsilon: MIYKVFYQETKDRSPRRETTRSLYLDIDANSELEGRIIARELVEKNRPEFNVEYIELLSDKLLDYEKETGAFEITEF; the protein is encoded by the coding sequence ATGATTTACAAAGTTTTTTATCAAGAAACAAAAGACCGTAGCCCACGTCGTGAAACAACACGCTCACTTTACTTAGACATTGATGCTAACTCAGAACTTGAGGGACGTATCATTGCCCGTGAACTTGTTGAAAAAAACCGTCCAGAATTCAACGTTGAATATATCGAGCTCTTGTCAGACAAATTGCTAGACTACGAAAAAGAAACTGGCGCATTCGAAATTACGGAGTTCTAA
- a CDS encoding aldose epimerase family protein, whose protein sequence is MKAYTERVFGKVDDKDVVAYRFETEAGYQLEVMTYGATILRYVTPDKAGNFANVILGFDDFDSYVGNSPKHGASVGPVAGRIAGATFELNGKTYELEVNNASNCNHSGSTGWDSSLFELVEVSDHGLTLYTERTDGTGGFPGNLKIWISYHLEENGAYEVSYKVTTDQDTLVNPTNHSYFNLSGDFTQTVDRHVFQLNTEGIYPIAPDGVPAKTPDANRDVVKHIYNGALLKDIFADEDEQIQLVSGLDHPFALPAGHDNAGFLYDQVSGRFLLFKTEAPCFVVYTANFVDESVIIAGQPMIQHNGIALEAQALPDAIHSDFKDQVILKAGETFTSKTRYEIVVK, encoded by the coding sequence ATGAAAGCATACACAGAACGTGTATTTGGGAAAGTGGATGACAAGGATGTTGTCGCTTATCGCTTTGAAACAGAAGCAGGCTACCAACTAGAAGTCATGACCTATGGTGCAACGATTCTACGCTATGTAACTCCTGATAAGGCTGGTAATTTTGCCAATGTTATCCTAGGCTTTGATGATTTTGACAGCTATGTAGGTAACAGTCCTAAACATGGAGCGAGTGTAGGTCCAGTTGCAGGTCGTATCGCAGGTGCGACATTCGAATTGAATGGGAAAACCTATGAACTCGAAGTCAACAACGCTAGCAACTGTAACCACAGCGGTTCGACAGGTTGGGATTCTAGCTTGTTTGAATTGGTTGAAGTCAGCGACCATGGTTTGACTCTTTACACAGAAAGAACAGACGGTACAGGAGGTTTCCCTGGAAATCTTAAAATCTGGATCAGCTACCACTTGGAAGAAAATGGTGCTTACGAAGTTAGCTATAAGGTGACGACGGACCAGGATACCTTGGTCAATCCGACCAACCATAGTTACTTTAACTTGTCTGGGGATTTCACTCAGACGGTTGATCGCCATGTTTTCCAACTGAATACAGAAGGTATTTACCCAATCGCTCCTGACGGTGTGCCAGCTAAAACTCCAGATGCTAATCGTGACGTGGTTAAGCATATCTACAATGGTGCCTTGTTGAAAGATATCTTTGCAGACGAAGATGAGCAGATTCAACTCGTATCTGGATTGGACCATCCATTTGCTCTTCCTGCAGGACATGATAATGCTGGTTTCCTCTATGACCAAGTGTCAGGTCGTTTCCTGCTCTTCAAGACAGAAGCACCTTGCTTTGTAGTCTACACAGCTAACTTTGTGGATGAGAGTGTCATTATCGCTGGTCAACCAATGATTCAACATAATGGGATTGCTCTTGAGGCGCAAGCTTTACCAGATGCTATTCATAGTGATTTTAAAGATCAAGTTATCCTCAAAGCAGGTGAAACTTTCACAAGCAAAACACGTTACGAAATCGTTGTTAAATAA
- the rimI gene encoding ribosomal protein S18-alanine N-acetyltransferase: MIEIKRIQQQPDEAQAIYEVMTDVYPVSPWTLEQIQADLSQDQTWYALAYDGEEVIGFLAIQENLFEAEVLQIAVKKAYQGQGIASVLFATLPTDKEIFLEVRKSNHRAQAFYKKEKMAVIAERVAYYHDPVEDAIIMKREIDEG; the protein is encoded by the coding sequence ATGATTGAAATCAAACGAATCCAACAGCAGCCTGATGAGGCACAAGCTATCTACGAAGTGATGACAGATGTTTATCCCGTCAGTCCTTGGACGTTGGAACAAATTCAAGCAGACCTGTCTCAAGACCAGACTTGGTATGCTCTAGCTTATGATGGGGAAGAAGTGATAGGTTTTCTAGCAATTCAGGAGAATCTTTTTGAAGCAGAAGTCCTGCAAATTGCTGTCAAAAAAGCCTATCAAGGTCAGGGGATAGCCTCAGTCTTGTTTGCAACATTGCCGACAGATAAAGAGATTTTCCTCGAAGTTAGAAAGTCCAACCACCGAGCGCAAGCATTTTACAAGAAAGAAAAAATGGCAGTCATCGCTGAGAGAGTGGCCTACTACCATGATCCGGTTGAGGACGCTATTATCATGAAGAGAGAAATAGATGAAGGATAG
- the tsaD gene encoding tRNA (adenosine(37)-N6)-threonylcarbamoyltransferase complex transferase subunit TsaD, translating to MKDRYILAFETSCDETSVAVLKNDNELLSNVIASQIESHKRFGGVVPEVASRHHVEVITACIEEALAEAGITENDVTAVAVTYGPGLVGALLVGLSAAKAFAWAHGLPLIPVNHMAGHLMAAQSVEPLEFPLLALLVSGGHTELVYVSEAGDYKIVGETRDDAVGEAYDKVGRVMGLTYPAGREIDELAHQGQDVYGFPRAMIKEDNLEFSFSGLKSAFINLHHNAEQKGESLSTEDLCASFQAAVMDILMAKTKKALEKYPVKTLVVAGGVAANKGLRERLAAEITDVKVIIPPLRLCGDNAGMIAYASVSEWNKENFADLELNAKPSLAFDTIE from the coding sequence ATGAAGGATAGATATATTTTAGCATTTGAGACATCCTGCGATGAGACTAGTGTCGCCGTCTTGAAAAACGATAACGAGCTCTTGTCCAATGTCATTGCTAGTCAAATTGAGAGTCACAAACGTTTTGGGGGCGTAGTGCCAGAAGTAGCTAGTCGTCATCATGTCGAGGTCATTACAGCCTGTATCGAGGAGGCGCTAGCAGAAGCAGGAATTACCGAAAACGATGTGACAGCTGTGGCGGTTACCTATGGACCAGGATTAGTAGGAGCCTTGCTTGTTGGTTTATCAGCTGCCAAAGCCTTTGCTTGGGCGCATGGACTACCTCTAATCCCTGTGAATCACATGGCCGGTCATCTCATGGCAGCTCAAAGTGTCGAGCCTTTGGAATTCCCCTTGTTAGCTTTATTGGTTAGCGGTGGACACACAGAGTTGGTTTATGTTTCTGAGGCTGGTGATTATAAGATTGTTGGGGAAACTCGTGATGATGCGGTTGGTGAGGCCTATGATAAGGTAGGCCGAGTCATGGGTTTGACCTATCCAGCAGGTCGGGAGATAGACGAATTGGCTCATCAAGGTCAGGATGTTTATGGCTTTCCTCGTGCCATGATTAAGGAAGACAATCTAGAGTTTTCATTTTCAGGTTTGAAGTCTGCCTTTATCAATCTTCACCACAATGCCGAGCAAAAGGGAGAAAGCCTGTCTACAGAGGACTTGTGTGCTTCCTTCCAAGCAGCAGTTATGGATATTCTCATGGCAAAGACCAAGAAGGCCTTGGAGAAATATCCTGTTAAAACCCTCGTTGTGGCTGGTGGTGTGGCAGCTAACAAAGGACTTAGAGAACGCCTAGCAGCTGAAATCACAGACGTCAAGGTCATCATTCCACCTCTGCGACTTTGCGGAGACAATGCGGGTATGATTGCCTATGCCAGCGTCAGCGAGTGGAACAAAGAAAACTTTGCAGACTTGGAGCTAAATGCCAAACCAAGTCTTGCTTTTGATACCATAGAATAA
- a CDS encoding ribonuclease J: MAYTLKPEEVGVFAIGGLGEIGKNTYGIEYQDEIIIVDAGIKFPEDDLLGIDYVIPDYSYIVENIDRVKALLITHGHEDHIGGIPFLLKQANIPIYAGPLALALIRGKLEEHGLLRNATLHEINHNTELTFKNLKATFFRTTHSIPEPLGIVIHTPQGKIVCTGDFKFDFTPVGEPADLHRMAALGEDGVLCLLSDSTNAEVPTFTNSEKVVGQSIMKIIQGIEGRIIFASFASNIFRLQQATDAAVKTGRKIAVFGRSMEKAIVNGIELGYIKAPKGTFIEPNEIKDYPAGEILILCTGSQGEPMAALSRIANGTHRQVQLQPGDTVIFSSSPIPGNTTSVNKLINIISEAGVEVIHGKINNIHTSGHGGQQEQKLMLRLIKPKYFMPVHGEYRMQKVHAGLAVDTGVEKDNIFIMSNGDVLALTANSARIAGHFNAQDIYVDGNRIGEIGAAVLKDRRDLSEDGVVLAVATVDFESQMIISGPDILSRGFVYMRESGDLIRQSQRILFNAIRIALKNKDASVQSVNGAIVNAIRPFLYENTEREPIIIPMILTPDEE; the protein is encoded by the coding sequence ATGGCCTATACTCTTAAACCAGAAGAAGTGGGCGTTTTTGCCATTGGTGGTCTAGGAGAAATCGGTAAAAATACATACGGAATCGAATACCAAGACGAAATTATCATCGTTGATGCAGGGATTAAATTTCCCGAGGATGATCTTCTTGGTATCGACTACGTTATCCCTGATTACTCTTATATTGTCGAAAATATCGACCGCGTCAAGGCTCTCTTGATTACACACGGACACGAGGACCATATCGGTGGGATTCCGTTCTTGCTCAAGCAAGCAAATATCCCTATCTATGCAGGTCCACTAGCCCTTGCTTTGATCCGTGGAAAACTCGAAGAGCATGGACTTTTGCGCAATGCTACACTTCACGAAATCAACCACAACACTGAGTTGACCTTTAAAAATCTTAAAGCAACTTTCTTTAGAACTACTCACTCTATCCCAGAACCTTTGGGTATCGTCATCCATACACCTCAAGGGAAAATCGTCTGTACGGGTGACTTCAAGTTTGACTTTACACCAGTTGGTGAACCTGCAGACTTGCACCGTATGGCAGCCCTAGGTGAAGACGGAGTGCTTTGCTTACTCTCTGACTCGACAAATGCTGAAGTGCCAACCTTTACAAACTCTGAGAAGGTTGTCGGCCAGTCTATCATGAAGATTATCCAAGGTATCGAAGGACGTATCATCTTTGCATCCTTTGCCTCAAATATCTTCCGTCTCCAGCAAGCGACTGATGCTGCTGTTAAAACAGGTCGTAAGATTGCTGTCTTCGGGCGCTCTATGGAGAAAGCCATTGTCAATGGGATTGAACTTGGTTACATCAAGGCTCCTAAGGGAACCTTTATCGAGCCAAATGAAATCAAAGACTACCCTGCGGGTGAAATTCTTATCCTCTGTACGGGTAGCCAGGGTGAACCTATGGCGGCTCTCTCTCGTATCGCTAACGGAACCCACCGTCAGGTGCAACTCCAGCCTGGTGATACGGTTATCTTCTCATCTAGCCCAATTCCAGGAAACACCACTAGCGTCAACAAATTGATTAATATCATTTCTGAAGCTGGTGTTGAAGTTATCCATGGTAAGATTAACAACATCCATACATCTGGACACGGTGGTCAGCAAGAACAAAAACTCATGCTCCGCCTTATCAAACCTAAATACTTCATGCCTGTTCACGGTGAATATCGCATGCAAAAAGTCCACGCTGGACTTGCCGTAGATACTGGAGTTGAGAAGGACAATATCTTTATCATGAGCAATGGTGATGTCCTTGCCCTTACTGCAAACTCTGCTCGTATCGCAGGTCACTTCAATGCCCAAGACATCTACGTCGATGGAAATCGTATCGGCGAAATCGGTGCGGCAGTCCTAAAAGACCGCCGAGACCTATCCGAAGATGGTGTTGTACTTGCTGTCGCAACGGTAGACTTTGAGTCTCAGATGATTATTTCTGGACCAGATATCCTTAGTCGTGGTTTCGTCTACATGCGCGAATCTGGTGACTTGATTCGCCAAAGTCAACGTATCCTTTTCAATGCTATTCGTATCGCTTTGAAAAACAAGGATGCCAGTGTCCAATCTGTCAATGGTGCTATCGTAAACGCCATTCGACCATTCCTTTACGAAAACACTGAACGTGAACCAATCATCATTCCGATGATTCTCACACCAGATGAAGAATAA
- the tsaB gene encoding tRNA (adenosine(37)-N6)-threonylcarbamoyltransferase complex dimerization subunit type 1 TsaB — MKVLAFDTSSKALSLAILEDKQLLAETTINIKKNHSITLMPAIDFLMTNLDLTPKDLDRIVVAEGPGSYTGLRIAVATAKTLAHTLNIELVGMSSLLSLVPCQQEGLLVPLMDARRNNVYAGFYEHAQPVFPEAHLSFAEVLEQVKDADQVTFVGEVGPFVEQIQEQLPQANYQETLPNAANLALWAWDKEADSLHDFVPNYLKRVEAEENWLKNHTESGESYIKRL, encoded by the coding sequence ATGAAAGTATTAGCTTTTGATACGTCCAGCAAGGCTCTTTCTCTAGCTATTTTAGAGGACAAGCAGCTTCTTGCCGAGACCACGATTAATATCAAGAAAAATCACAGTATTACCCTCATGCCTGCTATTGATTTTTTGATGACCAATCTAGATTTGACACCCAAGGATTTGGATCGAATCGTCGTAGCAGAGGGGCCGGGTAGCTATACAGGTTTGCGGATCGCAGTGGCGACCGCCAAGACCTTGGCTCATACCCTAAACATTGAGTTGGTGGGCATGTCAAGTCTCTTGTCTCTGGTGCCATGCCAACAAGAAGGGTTGCTTGTACCTTTGATGGATGCACGCCGTAACAATGTATACGCAGGATTTTATGAACATGCTCAACCTGTCTTTCCAGAAGCGCATCTGTCCTTTGCGGAAGTCCTTGAGCAAGTCAAGGATGCTGACCAGGTAACCTTTGTCGGTGAAGTGGGTCCCTTTGTCGAACAGATTCAAGAGCAATTACCACAGGCTAACTATCAAGAAACCTTACCAAATGCAGCGAATCTAGCTCTTTGGGCTTGGGATAAGGAAGCAGACTCTTTGCATGACTTTGTGCCAAATTACCTTAAGCGTGTAGAAGCTGAGGAAAACTGGCTCAAGAATCACACCGAGTCTGGAGAATCTTACATCAAACGCCTATGA